Proteins from a genomic interval of Ralstonia wenshanensis:
- a CDS encoding FAD binding domain-containing protein — MQSIAYDRASSVEAAVRLGHEPGARYIGGGTNLLDLMKGGVEQPQRLVDVSRLPLAQIRALPDGGLRLGAMARNADTAAHPLVRSRYPLLSEAIVSGASGQLRNMATNGGNLMQRTRCHYFYDTAYPACNKRQPGSGCAAREGFNRMHAILGASEACVATHPSDMAVALAALDATVVVHGTHGERRIPIEAFHRLPEAHPEIDTTLGPGELIVAIDLPPPVFGSHVHYLKVRDRASYAFALVSVAAALALQTDGRTIREARIALGGVAHKPWRAHAAEQMLAGQVLDAQLFAQAGALALQGAQPLRDNGFKVPLAQRAVARALNWAANSPNSPNPTNPTGGVA, encoded by the coding sequence ATGCAATCGATTGCCTATGACCGTGCGTCTTCAGTGGAGGCCGCCGTGCGCCTGGGCCATGAGCCGGGCGCGCGCTATATCGGCGGCGGGACGAACCTGCTGGACCTGATGAAGGGCGGCGTCGAGCAGCCGCAGCGGCTCGTGGACGTGAGCCGCCTGCCGCTTGCGCAAATTCGTGCGTTGCCCGACGGCGGACTGCGACTGGGCGCGATGGCGCGCAATGCCGATACGGCGGCGCATCCGCTGGTGCGCTCGCGCTATCCGCTCCTGAGTGAGGCGATTGTGTCGGGCGCCTCGGGTCAGCTGCGCAACATGGCCACCAACGGCGGCAACCTGATGCAGCGCACGCGCTGCCATTACTTCTACGACACGGCGTACCCGGCGTGCAACAAGCGGCAGCCCGGCTCCGGCTGCGCCGCGCGCGAGGGGTTCAACCGCATGCACGCCATCCTCGGTGCGAGCGAGGCGTGCGTGGCGACGCATCCGTCGGACATGGCTGTCGCGCTGGCCGCGCTGGACGCCACTGTGGTTGTGCACGGCACGCACGGCGAGCGGCGTATCCCGATCGAAGCGTTCCACCGGCTGCCCGAAGCGCATCCCGAGATCGACACGACGCTCGGGCCCGGCGAGTTGATCGTCGCCATCGATCTGCCGCCGCCCGTGTTCGGATCGCATGTGCATTACCTGAAGGTGCGCGACCGCGCCAGTTATGCGTTTGCGCTGGTGTCGGTGGCGGCCGCGCTGGCGTTGCAGACGGATGGTCGGACCATCCGGGAGGCGCGCATCGCGCTGGGCGGCGTGGCACACAAGCCTTGGCGCGCGCATGCGGCAGAACAGATGCTGGCGGGGCAGGTGCTGGACGCGCAGTTGTTTGCCCAGGCCGGTGCGTTGGCCCTGCAGGGCGCTCAGCCGCTGCGCGACAACGGCTTCAAGGTACCGCTCGCACAGCGGGCGGTGGCGCGCGCGCTGAACTGGGCGGCCAATTCCCCCAATTCGCCCAATCCGACCAATCCGACTGGGGGTGTGGCATGA
- a CDS encoding 2Fe-2S iron-sulfur cluster-binding protein yields MSEHPFPASNDPADEPDGSPARPSRRGFLQGAAAAASAFALPHESAGARASASAPARSAALAPARPVSLNINGKPYALSLEPRVTLLDALREVLALTGTKKGCDRGQCGACTVLVNGRRINSCLTLAIMHEGDSITTVEGLAHAKDGLVDRAALHPVQAAFLEHDAFQCGYCTPGQICSAVAVLEEARRGMPSTVTSPAALGNDGPVALTEDEIRERMSGNICRCGAYPNIVAAIRVVAAKSGNTV; encoded by the coding sequence ATGTCCGAACATCCCTTCCCAGCATCGAATGACCCCGCCGACGAACCGGATGGGTCGCCTGCGCGCCCGAGCCGGCGCGGCTTTCTGCAGGGCGCGGCAGCTGCGGCGTCGGCGTTTGCGCTGCCGCACGAGTCGGCCGGCGCGCGCGCTTCTGCGTCTGCCCCGGCACGTTCAGCCGCGTTGGCGCCGGCGCGGCCGGTCTCGCTCAATATCAACGGCAAGCCGTATGCGTTGTCGCTGGAGCCGCGCGTCACGTTGCTCGATGCGCTGCGAGAGGTGCTGGCGCTGACCGGCACCAAGAAAGGTTGCGACCGCGGCCAGTGCGGCGCGTGCACCGTCCTCGTGAACGGCCGGCGCATCAACAGTTGCCTGACGCTGGCGATCATGCACGAGGGGGACTCCATCACCACCGTCGAAGGGCTAGCGCACGCGAAAGACGGCCTGGTCGACCGCGCGGCGCTGCATCCGGTGCAGGCCGCGTTTCTTGAACACGACGCGTTTCAGTGCGGATATTGCACGCCGGGGCAGATCTGCTCGGCCGTGGCGGTGCTGGAGGAGGCGCGCCGCGGTATGCCCAGCACGGTCACGTCGCCCGCAGCACTGGGCAATGACGGCCCCGTTGCGCTGACCGAAGACGAAATACGCGAACGCATGAGCGGCAATATCTGCCGCTGCGGCGCATACCCCAACATCGTGGCGGCGATCCGCGTGGTGGCTGCCAAGTCCGGCAACACTGTTTGA
- a CDS encoding M20/M25/M40 family metallo-hydrolase has protein sequence MRAPLLPKGMRPAVLAVVAMVGVLAAGHAAAVPPAEIYKRAQQEKPALIDTMKTLVSIESGSKDIEGLDKIAGVIAERLRGMGGDVKLIDPSDHAYRMADTPEKIGKMVLARFKGEGKRNIMLIAHMDTVYLKGMLAHQPFRIDGERAYGLGIADDKNGVAVILHTVSILQAVNFKQYGTLTVLINGDEEISSPGARAMQAKLGAEQDAVFSCEGTRVTSDKLSLATSGIGAILLDVKGKASHAGGAPEQGRNALYELSHQILQMRDLSKPETGLKVNWTVAQAGTNRNVIPAVASAQADVRLLRAADADKLEEIVNERIKNKLIPDTQVSAKFERRRPPLEATPASRALAEHAQKIYGELGKTLEIDDKAEGGGTDAAFAASKTKAPVIERFGLASFGAHSNDAEYVDLNSIVPRLYLLTRMVMDVSRDRVGPAR, from the coding sequence ATGAGAGCCCCGTTGTTGCCCAAGGGCATGCGCCCCGCAGTGCTCGCCGTCGTCGCAATGGTGGGTGTGCTGGCTGCCGGCCATGCCGCCGCCGTGCCGCCGGCTGAAATCTACAAGCGCGCCCAGCAGGAAAAACCGGCGCTGATCGACACCATGAAGACATTGGTCTCGATCGAATCGGGCAGCAAGGACATCGAAGGCCTGGACAAGATTGCCGGCGTGATCGCCGAGCGGCTGCGCGGCATGGGCGGCGACGTGAAGCTCATTGACCCCAGCGACCACGCCTACCGCATGGCCGACACGCCCGAGAAGATCGGCAAGATGGTGCTTGCGCGCTTCAAGGGCGAGGGCAAGCGCAACATCATGCTGATCGCGCACATGGATACCGTGTACTTGAAGGGCATGCTTGCGCACCAGCCATTCCGCATCGACGGTGAGCGCGCCTACGGCCTGGGCATTGCCGACGACAAGAACGGTGTGGCGGTCATCCTGCACACGGTATCGATTCTGCAGGCCGTCAACTTCAAGCAGTACGGCACGCTCACGGTGCTGATCAACGGCGATGAAGAGATCAGCTCGCCGGGCGCGCGGGCCATGCAAGCCAAGCTGGGCGCCGAGCAGGACGCCGTGTTCTCCTGCGAAGGCACGCGCGTGACGTCGGACAAGCTTTCGCTGGCCACCAGCGGCATCGGCGCGATCCTGCTGGATGTGAAGGGCAAGGCTTCGCACGCGGGCGGCGCGCCGGAGCAGGGCCGCAACGCGCTGTACGAGCTGTCGCACCAGATCCTGCAGATGCGCGATCTGTCCAAGCCGGAAACCGGCCTGAAGGTGAACTGGACCGTGGCGCAGGCGGGCACCAACCGCAACGTGATCCCGGCCGTGGCCAGCGCCCAGGCCGATGTGCGGCTGCTGCGAGCAGCCGACGCCGACAAGCTCGAAGAAATCGTCAACGAACGCATCAAGAACAAGCTGATCCCGGATACGCAGGTCTCGGCCAAGTTCGAGCGCCGCCGCCCGCCGCTGGAAGCCACGCCGGCCTCGCGCGCGCTGGCCGAGCACGCCCAGAAGATCTATGGCGAACTCGGCAAGACGCTGGAGATTGACGACAAGGCCGAGGGCGGAGGTACCGATGCCGCGTTCGCCGCCTCGAAAACCAAGGCGCCCGTGATCGAGCGCTTCGGTCTGGCGAGCTTTGGCGCGCACTCGAATGACGCCGAATATGTCGATCTGAATTCCATCGTGCCGCGCCTGTACCTGTTGACGCGCATGGTCATGGATGTGTCGCGCGATCGCGTCGGCCCGGCCAGGTAA
- a CDS encoding DUF1835 domain-containing protein yields the protein MQYIHVVNGDVAGATLKQALAQAGRPDSVVVLRDDLAVGPLVDVDSVAMARSGFWQRVAPNSNIDFAAEMRDALASLADLRDATTEVAIWHGQSASDQLMLRRVAFHLHQAPQRINEVGMDVRELEAPNGQGPLTTIGMYSGARLARRFSTIAPVSVLRIGRLAYEWQQTVRENADTRLWKGNTLVPVSYGTVDEVILEHVPTDWASARDVVGSIMGAIDGLLASDWFVFWRCRELVGNGQLLLRGEADSLSTCELRRNVSVAV from the coding sequence ATGCAATACATCCATGTCGTCAACGGCGATGTTGCCGGCGCCACGCTCAAGCAGGCGCTCGCACAGGCTGGCCGCCCCGATTCCGTAGTCGTACTGCGCGACGATCTCGCCGTCGGGCCGCTGGTCGACGTCGATAGCGTCGCCATGGCGCGCTCCGGCTTCTGGCAGCGCGTGGCGCCCAACAGCAATATCGACTTCGCCGCCGAGATGCGCGACGCGCTTGCGTCGCTCGCCGACCTGCGCGATGCCACTACCGAAGTCGCCATCTGGCACGGCCAAAGCGCGTCGGACCAGCTCATGCTGCGCCGGGTGGCGTTCCACCTGCACCAAGCGCCCCAGCGCATCAATGAAGTCGGCATGGATGTGCGCGAACTTGAGGCGCCCAACGGCCAGGGCCCGCTGACGACCATCGGCATGTATTCGGGTGCCCGGTTGGCACGGCGGTTTTCGACCATCGCGCCGGTGTCGGTGTTGCGCATCGGCCGCCTGGCCTACGAATGGCAGCAGACCGTGCGCGAGAACGCCGACACGCGGCTGTGGAAGGGCAACACGCTGGTGCCGGTGTCGTACGGCACGGTGGACGAAGTGATCCTGGAGCACGTTCCCACCGACTGGGCCAGCGCCCGCGACGTAGTCGGCAGCATCATGGGCGCCATCGACGGCCTGCTCGCCAGCGACTGGTTTGTCTTCTGGCGCTGCCGCGAACTGGTCGGCAACGGGCAGTTGCTGTTGCGCGGCGAGGCCGATTCGCTCAGCACCTGCGAGCTGCGGCGCAATGTGAGCGTGGCCGTGTAA
- the kefC gene encoding glutathione-regulated potassium-efflux system protein KefC: MQSHDLLVNFVIYLAAAVAAVPLARRLGLGSVLGYLLAGVIVGPWGLRLITNVQSILDFSEFGVVLMMFVIGLELEPARLWSLRRSIFGYGGLQILVCALAVGLAVMAVGHPWRAAVVAGLGLALSSTAIALATLSERNLMRTPAGTASFGILLFQDIAAIPMIALLPLLATEASDASGGHSWVAAAKAVGVVAAVIFGGRTVLRPVLRAIARTNMREMFTSFSLLLVVGIALLMHSVGLSMALGAFIAGVLLADSEYRHALETDIEPFKGLLLGLFFLAVGMSIDFGVLMRQPLAVIGLVAVFLAVKIGALRLLATRFGIARGQAWLFAFLLSQGGEFAFVVFGPGVAGDVLGAETAAALNLVVALSMAATPMLLLLHDKLLVPRLMDGKKRAPEAIEPQDNQVIIAGFGRFGQIVGRMLYSQGYSATVLDHDPDQIDMLRRFGFKVFYGDATRMDLLETAGADKASMMVVAIDDMETNLEVVDRVRERFPHLKLYVRARNVSHVYQLRDRGVEVIEREMFEGSLMLSRRVLEGLGKEPYEAHRIAQTFRRHTLNSMEQVYPVYRDQKKLVSLAQQGRDELAEMFQRDRTQRKRLRESGMPWGEGDVHSDVENMQPESDLANEVDGGDADAPIDCPARAGLRRDG, from the coding sequence ATGCAATCGCACGATCTGCTCGTCAATTTCGTCATCTACCTGGCTGCGGCCGTGGCGGCAGTGCCGCTTGCGCGTCGGCTGGGGCTGGGCTCGGTGCTCGGCTATCTGCTGGCGGGGGTGATCGTGGGGCCGTGGGGCTTGCGGCTCATCACCAATGTGCAGTCGATTCTGGATTTCTCGGAATTCGGCGTCGTGCTGATGATGTTTGTGATTGGCCTGGAGCTGGAGCCGGCGCGGCTGTGGTCGCTGCGGCGGAGCATCTTCGGTTACGGCGGGCTGCAGATTCTGGTGTGTGCGCTGGCCGTCGGGCTGGCGGTCATGGCGGTGGGCCACCCGTGGCGCGCGGCTGTGGTGGCGGGGCTGGGGCTGGCGTTGTCGTCCACGGCGATTGCGCTGGCTACACTTTCCGAGCGCAACCTGATGCGCACGCCGGCGGGCACGGCCAGTTTCGGCATTCTGCTGTTCCAGGACATTGCCGCCATTCCGATGATCGCGTTGCTGCCGCTGCTGGCAACCGAGGCAAGCGACGCGTCCGGCGGTCATAGCTGGGTGGCGGCGGCCAAGGCAGTTGGCGTGGTGGCGGCCGTGATCTTTGGCGGGCGCACGGTGTTGCGGCCGGTGCTGCGCGCCATTGCCCGTACCAACATGCGCGAGATGTTCACCTCGTTCTCGCTGCTGCTGGTGGTGGGCATTGCGCTGCTGATGCACAGCGTGGGCCTGTCGATGGCGCTGGGCGCCTTCATTGCCGGGGTGCTGCTGGCCGATTCCGAATACCGTCACGCGCTCGAAACCGACATTGAGCCCTTCAAGGGCCTGCTGCTCGGCCTGTTCTTCCTGGCCGTTGGCATGTCGATCGACTTTGGCGTGCTGATGCGCCAGCCGCTGGCCGTGATCGGGCTGGTGGCGGTGTTCCTGGCGGTGAAGATTGGCGCGCTGCGCCTGCTTGCCACCCGCTTTGGCATTGCGCGTGGGCAGGCATGGCTGTTTGCGTTCCTGCTCTCGCAAGGCGGCGAATTTGCGTTCGTTGTATTCGGTCCCGGCGTGGCTGGCGACGTGCTCGGGGCGGAGACGGCCGCTGCGCTCAACCTCGTGGTGGCGCTGTCGATGGCCGCGACGCCAATGCTCCTGCTGCTGCACGACAAATTGCTGGTGCCGCGCCTGATGGATGGCAAGAAGCGCGCGCCCGAGGCCATCGAGCCCCAGGACAACCAGGTCATCATCGCGGGCTTCGGCCGTTTCGGGCAGATCGTCGGCCGCATGCTCTACAGCCAGGGCTACAGCGCCACCGTGCTCGATCACGATCCGGACCAGATCGACATGCTGCGCCGCTTCGGCTTCAAGGTCTTCTACGGCGACGCCACGCGCATGGACTTGCTGGAAACCGCCGGCGCCGACAAGGCCAGCATGATGGTCGTCGCCATCGACGACATGGAAACCAACCTGGAGGTGGTCGACCGTGTGCGCGAGCGCTTTCCGCACCTGAAGCTGTATGTGCGGGCGCGCAACGTGTCGCACGTGTACCAACTGCGCGACCGCGGCGTGGAAGTGATCGAGCGGGAGATGTTCGAGGGCTCGCTCATGCTCAGCCGCCGGGTGCTGGAGGGGCTGGGCAAGGAGCCGTACGAAGCGCACCGCATCGCGCAGACGTTCCGCCGCCACACGCTCAACTCAATGGAGCAGGTCTACCCCGTTTACCGCGATCAGAAGAAGCTCGTGTCACTTGCCCAGCAGGGGCGCGACGAGCTGGCCGAAATGTTCCAGCGCGACCGCACACAGCGCAAGCGTCTGCGCGAATCCGGCATGCCCTGGGGCGAGGGCGATGTCCATAGCGATGTGGAAAACATGCAGCCCGAAAGCGATCTCGCCAACGAGGTCGACGGCGGCGACGCCGATGCCCCGATCGATTGCCCCGCACGCGCGGGCCTCCGACGCGACGGTTGA
- a CDS encoding glutathione-regulated potassium-efflux system oxidoreductase KefF: protein MTPSRLLVIYAHPAPRRSRANKPLARALASLPGVAMHDLYRQYPDFDIDVRVEQEAVEAAELIVFQFPVQWYATPSLLKEWIDVVLEMGWAYGPGGTALRGKHLMVLATTGGRAHSYNPDGVHGHTFDMFLLPLQQTAALCGMQWQPPHVLHDADDVSADVIDAHIAQVRAALQPWLPTDADSVA from the coding sequence ATGACGCCCTCGCGCCTTCTTGTGATCTACGCGCATCCTGCGCCGCGCCGTTCGCGCGCCAACAAGCCGCTCGCGCGTGCCCTGGCCAGCCTGCCCGGCGTGGCCATGCACGACCTGTACCGGCAGTACCCGGATTTCGACATCGATGTGCGTGTTGAGCAGGAAGCGGTGGAGGCGGCGGAGTTGATCGTCTTCCAGTTTCCGGTGCAGTGGTACGCCACGCCGTCGCTGCTCAAGGAATGGATCGACGTGGTTCTGGAGATGGGCTGGGCCTACGGGCCGGGCGGCACGGCGCTGCGCGGCAAGCATCTGATGGTGCTGGCCACGACCGGCGGTCGCGCGCATTCCTACAACCCGGACGGCGTTCATGGCCACACGTTCGACATGTTCCTGCTGCCGCTTCAACAGACGGCTGCGTTGTGCGGCATGCAATGGCAGCCACCGCACGTGCTGCACGATGCCGACGATGTGTCTGCCGATGTCATCGACGCCCATATCGCCCAGGTGCGCGCCGCGCTGCAACCCTGGCTCCCGACTGACGCCGACTCCGTCGCCTGA
- a CDS encoding GNAT family N-acetyltransferase → MNPLELSKAIGVVTQDDIDKTEAAQGAPRSTVLVRELAAHHRSRLLKHLLALGEEDRLLRFGQVVRDHVIEAYVDSIDFDHDKVFGVYDERLELTGVGHLAYLRDNPQGRVAEFGVSVSESARGKGVGSALFQRAAMHGQNTKVRTLYMHCLSRNAAMMHIAKKAGMRVQYAYGEADAYLELPPADTMSLLTEAIDEQVADLDYMLKRNLRDVRRFGQRFWRSLVPQKRTV, encoded by the coding sequence GTGAACCCGCTCGAGCTGAGCAAGGCCATCGGCGTCGTCACCCAGGACGACATCGACAAAACGGAAGCAGCGCAAGGCGCGCCGCGTTCCACCGTGCTGGTGCGCGAGCTTGCTGCGCACCACCGGTCGCGCCTGCTCAAACACCTGCTCGCCCTGGGCGAGGAAGACCGCCTGCTGCGATTCGGCCAGGTGGTGCGGGATCACGTGATCGAGGCGTACGTCGACAGCATCGATTTCGACCACGACAAGGTCTTTGGCGTCTACGACGAGCGTCTGGAGCTGACGGGCGTGGGCCACCTCGCCTACCTGCGCGACAACCCGCAAGGGCGCGTGGCGGAGTTCGGCGTGTCGGTGTCGGAATCGGCGCGCGGCAAGGGCGTGGGCAGCGCGCTGTTCCAACGTGCCGCCATGCATGGCCAGAACACCAAGGTGCGTACGCTGTACATGCACTGCCTGTCGCGCAATGCAGCCATGATGCACATCGCCAAGAAGGCGGGTATGCGCGTGCAGTACGCCTATGGCGAAGCCGATGCCTATCTCGAATTGCCGCCTGCCGACACGATGAGCCTGCTGACGGAAGCCATCGACGAACAAGTGGCCGACCTGGACTACATGCTCAAGCGCAACCTGCGCGATGTGCGCCGGTTTGGACAGCGCTTCTGGCGCTCGCTGGTGCCGCAAAAGCGCACGGTGTAA
- a CDS encoding methyl-accepting chemotaxis protein, which produces MRFSKMKVATQLAWGFGLTMGLLVLLMAFSLQRMSDFRRLLEDTTEINAVEAKLAAKMYSSVTERALAYRNIVLLEQHDEIQIELSRVDKQEALYSEADRKLGRMFDTLPDTTAEEKTLLAQIRQQAELAAPFAARVKALIAAGHKEDAYKVLRFEFRPVQRTWWDLLGKLQAFEEKLNDENTAKAKSSYIDSRNWLLALSVLALLVSLAASVLITRGLLRKLGGEPGTVADIASQIAGGNLAVAIPTRDDNQTSLMHAMKRMRDSLATIAEQVHTSTDTLATASEQIATGNFDLSTRTQEQASALEECAASMEELNATVKQNADHARHANQLAATAAEVATRGGTVVARVVDTMGAISESARKVSEIIGVIDSIAFQTNILALNAAVEAARAGEQGRGFAVVASEVRGLAQRSAAAAKEIKLLINDSANHVDAGSTLVEQAGTTMQDVVTSIHRVTAIVTEIMGATDEQASGIDQIHRAITQMDEVTQQNAALVEEAAAAAESMREQSSRLVGVVSVFKLANQAKAAAPAAARIGYHQPALLPA; this is translated from the coding sequence ATGCGCTTCTCGAAAATGAAGGTGGCCACCCAACTGGCGTGGGGTTTTGGCTTGACGATGGGGCTGCTCGTGCTGCTCATGGCATTCAGCCTGCAGCGCATGTCAGATTTTCGACGGCTGCTGGAGGACACTACGGAAATCAACGCCGTGGAAGCCAAGCTCGCCGCAAAAATGTATTCGAGCGTTACTGAACGGGCATTGGCTTACCGGAATATCGTGCTGCTGGAGCAGCATGACGAAATCCAGATCGAACTGAGCCGCGTTGATAAACAGGAGGCCCTGTACAGCGAAGCCGACCGCAAGCTTGGCCGCATGTTCGACACGTTGCCGGACACTACCGCCGAAGAAAAAACGCTGCTTGCGCAAATCCGGCAGCAGGCTGAATTGGCCGCGCCGTTCGCAGCGCGCGTCAAGGCGCTGATTGCCGCCGGCCACAAGGAGGACGCGTACAAGGTGTTGCGCTTCGAATTCCGCCCCGTGCAGCGCACCTGGTGGGATCTGCTCGGCAAGCTGCAGGCGTTTGAAGAAAAGCTCAACGACGAAAACACCGCCAAGGCCAAGTCGAGCTACATCGACAGCCGCAACTGGCTACTGGCACTGAGCGTGCTGGCACTGCTCGTGAGTCTCGCGGCCAGCGTCCTCATCACGCGCGGGCTGCTGCGCAAGCTCGGCGGCGAGCCCGGCACGGTGGCCGACATTGCCAGCCAGATCGCCGGCGGCAACCTGGCCGTGGCCATACCGACGCGCGACGACAATCAGACGAGCCTCATGCACGCCATGAAGCGCATGCGCGACAGCCTCGCGACGATTGCCGAACAGGTACACACCAGCACCGACACGCTGGCCACGGCATCTGAGCAGATCGCCACCGGCAACTTCGACCTGTCGACCCGCACGCAGGAACAGGCCTCGGCGTTGGAGGAATGCGCCGCGTCGATGGAAGAGCTCAACGCCACCGTCAAGCAGAACGCCGATCATGCGCGTCACGCCAACCAGCTCGCCGCCACGGCTGCCGAGGTCGCTACGCGAGGCGGTACGGTGGTAGCGCGCGTGGTGGACACGATGGGCGCGATCAGCGAATCGGCACGCAAGGTAAGCGAGATCATCGGCGTGATCGACAGCATTGCTTTCCAGACCAACATCCTGGCACTCAACGCAGCCGTGGAAGCGGCCCGTGCCGGCGAGCAGGGACGCGGCTTTGCGGTGGTCGCCAGCGAGGTGCGCGGGCTGGCGCAACGCTCTGCTGCGGCAGCCAAAGAGATCAAGTTGCTGATCAACGACTCTGCCAACCATGTCGACGCCGGCAGCACGCTGGTGGAACAAGCCGGCACCACGATGCAGGATGTCGTGACCAGCATCCACCGCGTAACTGCCATCGTGACCGAAATCATGGGCGCGACCGACGAGCAGGCCAGCGGCATCGACCAGATCCACCGCGCCATCACGCAAATGGACGAAGTCACGCAGCAGAACGCCGCGCTGGTTGAAGAAGCGGCCGCAGCAGCGGAATCGATGCGCGAGCAGTCGAGCCGACTGGTGGGCGTGGTGAGCGTATTCAAGCTGGCAAACCAGGCGAAAGCGGCAGCCCCCGCAGCAGCGCGCATCGGCTATCACCAACCCGCCCTGTTGCCGGCCTGA
- the cysC gene encoding adenylyl-sulfate kinase, whose amino-acid sequence MKPALSSCASPGARNVYWHTGAVADEARAHQFGHAPLTLWLTGLSGAGKSTLAYALEKRLYETCQRCAVLDGDNLRHHLNHDLGFTEADRTENLRRAAEVARLMNDVGLIVVTAFISPLRSDREMAREIIGADRFVEVHVCTTLDVCEARDPKGLYARARGGQIPQFTGVSSPYEAPEAPSLRLDTGAMPLLAATAALHAHLSAWLDNRQPETVR is encoded by the coding sequence ATGAAGCCTGCGCTCTCTTCCTGCGCCAGCCCCGGCGCACGGAATGTCTACTGGCATACCGGCGCTGTGGCTGACGAAGCCCGCGCGCATCAGTTCGGTCATGCGCCGCTCACGCTGTGGCTCACGGGCCTGAGCGGCGCGGGCAAGTCCACCCTCGCCTATGCGCTGGAAAAGCGCTTGTACGAGACGTGCCAGCGCTGCGCCGTGCTCGACGGCGACAACCTGCGCCACCACCTGAACCATGATCTCGGCTTTACTGAAGCCGACCGCACCGAGAACCTGCGCCGCGCCGCCGAGGTGGCGCGCCTCATGAACGACGTCGGCCTGATCGTCGTGACGGCGTTCATCTCGCCGCTGCGCTCCGATCGCGAGATGGCGCGCGAGATCATCGGCGCAGACCGGTTTGTGGAAGTGCACGTCTGCACCACGCTCGATGTGTGCGAGGCGCGCGACCCAAAGGGGCTATACGCCCGGGCGCGAGGCGGGCAGATCCCGCAATTCACCGGCGTTTCGTCGCCGTACGAGGCACCGGAGGCGCCGTCGCTGCGGCTCGATACCGGCGCCATGCCACTGCTGGCAGCCACGGCCGCGCTGCACGCTCACTTGTCCGCCTGGCTGGACAATCGCCAACCGGAGACCGTTCGATGA
- a CDS encoding sulfotransferase family protein, translating to MTALPRPVLMIPLRRCGSHALRLRLNFNPAFYAPYPLHIVDFMPLVPLYGDLQDDRAYFRLVTDVIGLQAASMVKWPGMVFDPVEVFEALRNQPRSVHRVVWELLLRAGAQHGARVVMDKSLDSVHYAAELMTLFPDMRFLNVVRDPRAQVASMNRAIIHDFDTLLNTQTWVAAHRAANALIAQYPERTCTIRYEDFLVDQESTLRRVCAFLEIDFLPQMLDVSRSAEARQISRLSALWTSNCFAPITANIDKFHQQLSMDEITLIETLARDDMARYGYAPLTAANARIETHTQEAARMRSESGRQAAWHALETDNYRDFVLRRHRADFLGSVRERLMLQAMTATAVKPTAPHRLEALADPAAFEVTD from the coding sequence ATGACCGCCCTGCCACGCCCCGTCCTGATGATTCCGCTGCGCCGCTGCGGCAGCCATGCGCTCCGCCTGCGGCTGAACTTCAACCCCGCGTTCTACGCGCCGTATCCGCTGCACATCGTCGACTTCATGCCGCTGGTGCCGCTGTACGGCGACCTGCAGGACGATCGCGCCTACTTCCGCCTCGTGACCGACGTGATCGGCCTGCAGGCAGCGAGCATGGTGAAGTGGCCCGGCATGGTGTTTGATCCGGTGGAGGTGTTCGAAGCCTTGCGCAACCAACCGCGCAGCGTGCACCGCGTGGTGTGGGAACTGCTGCTGCGTGCGGGCGCGCAGCACGGTGCCCGCGTCGTCATGGACAAATCACTCGACAGCGTGCACTACGCCGCCGAGCTGATGACGCTCTTCCCAGACATGCGCTTCCTGAATGTCGTGCGCGACCCGCGCGCCCAAGTCGCGTCAATGAACCGCGCGATCATCCACGACTTCGACACGCTGCTGAACACGCAGACCTGGGTGGCCGCGCACCGCGCCGCCAACGCGCTCATCGCCCAGTACCCGGAGCGAACCTGCACCATCCGGTATGAAGATTTCCTGGTCGATCAGGAAAGCACGTTGCGCCGCGTTTGTGCTTTCCTGGAGATCGATTTCCTGCCGCAGATGCTCGATGTCTCGCGCTCGGCCGAAGCGCGGCAGATTTCGCGGTTGTCAGCGTTGTGGACGTCCAACTGCTTCGCGCCCATCACGGCCAATATCGACAAATTCCACCAGCAGTTGTCGATGGATGAAATCACGCTCATCGAAACCCTGGCGCGCGACGACATGGCCCGCTACGGCTATGCCCCGCTGACCGCCGCCAACGCCCGCATCGAAACACACACACAGGAAGCGGCGCGCATGCGCTCGGAATCCGGCCGTCAGGCGGCATGGCACGCACTGGAAACGGACAACTACCGCGATTTTGTCTTGCGCCGCCACCGCGCTGATTTTCTGGGCAGCGTGCGCGAGCGGCTCATGCTCCAAGCGATGACGGCGACGGCCGTCAAACCCACGGCACCGCACCGGCTCGAGGCGCTGGCCGACCCGGCTGCGTTTGAAGTCACGGACTAG